A window from Neobacillus sp. PS3-40 encodes these proteins:
- a CDS encoding GNAT family protein has protein sequence MFPVLKTERLILRELTEYDAKVIFSILSNPQVTRFYGKETFKKIEEANEFINYFKQKFNEKRGFRWCIEIKDSEQLVGTVGLDAWVPKQRRAEIGYELHPEFWNNGYATEAVSKIISFGFDSLELIRIGAIVFPENEPSNKLLQKIGFQKEGILRNYIYQDGVSNDTYVYSIINKDYKQSY, from the coding sequence GTGTTCCCAGTATTAAAAACGGAACGATTGATATTAAGGGAGCTAACAGAGTATGATGCTAAAGTGATTTTTTCAATCTTATCTAATCCACAAGTAACACGTTTTTATGGAAAGGAAACTTTCAAAAAGATTGAAGAAGCAAACGAATTCATTAATTATTTTAAACAGAAATTCAATGAAAAAAGAGGATTTCGGTGGTGCATTGAAATTAAAGATTCCGAGCAACTTGTTGGAACAGTAGGTTTAGATGCTTGGGTTCCTAAACAAAGGCGAGCTGAAATAGGTTATGAATTACACCCTGAGTTTTGGAATAATGGTTATGCTACCGAGGCAGTTTCAAAGATCATTTCTTTTGGATTTGATTCACTTGAATTAATTCGTATAGGTGCAATAGTGTTTCCTGAAAACGAACCATCTAATAAATTATTACAAAAGATTGGGTTTCAAAAAGAAGGCATTTTAAGGAATTATATATATCAAGATGGAGTATCAAATGATACATATGTTTACTCTATAATAAATAAGGATTATAAACAAAGTTATTAA
- a CDS encoding DUF2164 domain-containing protein translates to MFFKLKKEQQELMISDIQYFFSQERDEEITEFAAERVLDFVKEKLAPHFYNSAVLDVRHVVEQQFSSLEDEILTLERPLKR, encoded by the coding sequence ATGTTTTTTAAACTAAAAAAAGAGCAACAAGAATTAATGATTTCTGACATCCAATATTTCTTTTCTCAAGAAAGAGATGAAGAAATTACTGAATTTGCTGCGGAAAGAGTATTAGATTTCGTTAAGGAGAAGCTTGCACCTCACTTTTATAACTCCGCTGTTTTAGATGTTCGACATGTAGTTGAACAGCAATTTTCTTCTCTTGAAGATGAAATTTTAACACTTGAACGTCCGTTAAAAAGATAA